The following are from one region of the Amedibacterium intestinale genome:
- a CDS encoding DUF951 domain-containing protein has product MIQHDYDLNDIVEMKKEHPCHKSKYWKIIRMGADIRIKCLGCGTSVLFPRTEFERKLKKVVEKAGKEEE; this is encoded by the coding sequence ATGATACAGCATGACTATGATTTAAATGATATTGTAGAAATGAAAAAAGAACACCCTTGTCATAAATCGAAATACTGGAAAATCATTCGTATGGGGGCAGATATACGTATTAAATGTTTAGGGTGTGGAACCAGCGTATTATTTCCAAGGACAGAATTTGAAAGAAAACTAAAAAAAGTCGTAGAAAAAGCAGGAAAAGAGGAAGAATAA
- a CDS encoding RrF2 family transcriptional regulator: MQLSKFSDYSFRALIQLASYPEDRWTVDSLAKELHTSIHHMKKVIYLLSKENYVLARQGRNGGLRLGMKPEDINLGTLLELTEDTLSIVECFHKDTTCPLASKNCKMKKIAYEASKEFKNVFHQYTLKDLL, from the coding sequence ATGCAGCTATCAAAATTTAGTGATTATAGTTTTAGAGCTCTTATCCAATTGGCATCCTATCCAGAAGATCGCTGGACCGTAGATTCCCTGGCAAAAGAATTACATACATCAATACATCATATGAAAAAAGTAATCTATCTTTTATCAAAAGAAAACTATGTCCTTGCCCGTCAGGGTAGAAATGGCGGATTGCGATTAGGAATGAAACCAGAAGACATTAATCTAGGTACTTTATTAGAACTTACGGAGGATACTTTATCTATAGTGGAATGTTTTCATAAAGATACTACATGTCCACTTGCCTCTAAAAACTGTAAAATGAAAAAAATCGCATATGAAGCATCGAAGGAATTTAAAAATGTATTTCATCAGTACACACTAAAGGATTTACTATAA